In a genomic window of Octadecabacter temperatus:
- the flgG gene encoding flagellar basal-body rod protein FlgG: MRALRIAAAGMAAQQTRVEVISNNLANMSTTGYNTRRAEFADLHYQQMQRPGTINASDGTVLPTGVQLGLGVRPTSVSVMLSQGSLAATGGDLDLGIEGNGYLEVTLPDGRAAFTRDGGLKRTGDGLIVTSDGYPVVPDITIPSDARSISINSEGEVYAYFADQVEPQLLGQFTLSGFTNPKGLEAIGSNLFLETPASGPSTTTTPGQDGLGVLRQGYLEDSSVDPVREITDLIKAQRGYELNSKVISAADQMLGAMVQIR, translated from the coding sequence ATGCGAGCCCTTAGAATTGCTGCCGCTGGTATGGCGGCCCAACAAACCCGCGTTGAGGTGATTTCAAACAACCTCGCGAATATGAGCACGACGGGTTACAACACACGCCGTGCCGAGTTCGCCGACCTGCACTATCAACAGATGCAGCGACCCGGAACGATAAATGCGTCCGATGGAACTGTACTGCCAACAGGTGTTCAATTGGGGCTTGGAGTTCGACCAACGTCTGTTTCTGTGATGCTATCGCAAGGCTCGCTTGCGGCCACGGGAGGTGACCTCGACCTTGGGATCGAGGGCAACGGGTACCTTGAGGTTACACTACCAGACGGTCGCGCTGCGTTCACGCGGGACGGTGGATTAAAGCGCACTGGTGACGGGTTGATTGTGACATCGGATGGCTACCCGGTCGTTCCGGACATTACGATTCCAAGCGATGCGCGTTCGATCTCGATCAACTCTGAGGGTGAGGTTTATGCCTATTTCGCCGACCAAGTTGAACCTCAGCTTCTTGGCCAATTCACGTTGTCCGGCTTCACCAATCCGAAAGGGTTGGAGGCCATCGGCTCAAACCTGTTCTTGGAAACTCCGGCATCTGGTCCATCGACCACGACCACGCCTGGTCAAGACGGGCTCGGTGTGTTGCGGCAGGGATATCTTGAAGACAGTTCCGTCGATCCTGTCCGCGAGATCACGGACCTCATCAAGGCCCAACGCGGCTATGAACTGAACTCCAAAGTTATTTCCGCAGCTGACCAAATGCTGGGCGCAATGGTGCAAATCCGATGA
- the motA gene encoding flagellar motor stator protein MotA: protein MIGLIGIVIIFVMVFGGYTLAGGKMGMILKALPFEMIMIGGAAVGAFVISNDMSGIKHTLKDMGKVFKGTKWKPDDYRDLLCLLFELIRLARANPVGLEAHIEEPQDSNIFGKYPRVLADKEAVALICDTLRSASMNYDDPHQVEEVLEKRIEANMHHSMHGTHALQTIADGLPALGIVAAVLGVIKTMGSIDQPPEVLGKMIGGALVGTFLGVFLAYGLVGPFAGRVKTVVEEDAHFYQLIREVLVANLHQHAPNICIEVGRQNTPGQCRPSFSDLEEALKAAKQDAA, encoded by the coding sequence ATGATCGGTCTGATCGGTATCGTTATCATATTTGTAATGGTCTTCGGGGGCTACACGCTCGCCGGCGGCAAAATGGGAATGATCCTAAAAGCGCTGCCGTTTGAGATGATCATGATCGGCGGCGCCGCGGTAGGTGCCTTCGTGATCTCGAACGATATGTCAGGAATCAAGCACACGCTCAAAGACATGGGGAAGGTGTTCAAAGGAACGAAGTGGAAGCCGGACGACTACCGCGATCTCCTTTGCCTGTTGTTCGAATTGATCAGACTCGCACGCGCTAACCCAGTCGGTCTTGAGGCGCATATTGAAGAACCACAAGACAGCAATATTTTTGGAAAATACCCGAGGGTGCTTGCCGATAAAGAAGCCGTCGCGCTCATTTGTGATACCTTGCGCTCGGCGTCGATGAACTATGATGATCCGCACCAAGTTGAAGAGGTGTTGGAAAAGCGCATCGAGGCGAACATGCATCACAGCATGCATGGTACGCACGCGCTGCAGACAATCGCTGACGGGCTACCAGCGCTTGGAATTGTGGCTGCGGTGCTTGGCGTTATCAAAACGATGGGTTCGATTGATCAACCACCCGAGGTCCTCGGCAAAATGATCGGGGGTGCGCTTGTTGGTACGTTCTTGGGCGTGTTCCTCGCGTATGGGTTGGTTGGGCCGTTTGCAGGGCGGGTCAAAACCGTGGTCGAAGAAGATGCACACTTTTACCAACTCATCCGCGAGGTTTTGGTTGCTAACCTTCACCAACATGCCCCGAACATTTGTATTGAAGTTGGAAGACAGAATACGCCGGGCCAATGCCGCCCAAGCTTCTCAGATCTTGAGGAAGCATTGAAAGCAGCAAAGCAGGATGCAGCATGA
- the flhA gene encoding flagellar biosynthesis protein FlhA, whose translation MPELTLRTIFQPTILLALALMAIIVMMILPMPAWVLDVGLAASFALAILIFTITLFIERPLDFSAFPTILLASLMLRLSLNVSSTKLIIGQGHTGTNAAGNVIEGFADFVMGGSVFLGLVVFGVLLIVNFVVINKGATRMAEVGARFALDGMPGKQLAIDSDMSAGAIDHAEAKRRRETEQAETTFFGSLDGASKFVKGDAVAGLLITALNLVMGLIMGAAVHGMPIGVAFETYAILTVGDGLVNQIPSVIISIAAALLLARGGAKGATDLTIAAQLGGYPAALATVGVLMFLFALVPGLPFLPFVAGAAALGVAAWYGMKAAERRDEEAEQAAAMPEAPPARESLGDLLDLDDIHVEFAPDLVDMVLDPGVGLDVRIGNMRNHVATEFGVLLPEIRLTDNVSLPSGNYRILVQGVEQVRDTLQPGRVLTLLSGPETPVPNGQDVKEPVYGAPARWISPDDQDDASLNGLTTVHPTEVLATHLLEVIKKNFSRLMTLKALRRLMDEMCNLSDTPRSEANRKMLDELVPDKVPVDMLLSVLRLLLEERVSIRNLSLIVEATAEGRQLYPSVEGVAEHVRQRLGFQLVAEMRRSDGTIPLVQLAPEWEDTFATYQISSERGLGDVALPPDEFNRLATAISEKVASAGEAGAYPAIVTSMKRRRFLRTVLTAKGIPNPVLSFEEIGVDAKPSLVGLVPV comes from the coding sequence ATGCCTGAGTTGACACTTCGCACCATCTTCCAGCCGACCATTTTGCTCGCATTGGCTCTCATGGCAATCATCGTAATGATGATTTTACCGATGCCCGCATGGGTTTTGGACGTCGGGTTGGCTGCTTCCTTTGCGCTGGCAATCCTAATCTTTACGATCACCTTATTCATCGAACGTCCGTTAGATTTTTCTGCCTTCCCGACGATTTTGCTTGCGTCGTTGATGTTGCGTCTCTCGCTAAACGTGTCTTCAACCAAATTGATCATCGGGCAGGGCCATACAGGAACCAATGCAGCGGGAAATGTCATCGAGGGGTTCGCCGATTTCGTTATGGGCGGCAGCGTTTTTCTAGGCCTCGTCGTCTTTGGTGTTCTGCTGATTGTAAACTTCGTTGTGATTAACAAAGGCGCGACCCGCATGGCGGAAGTCGGAGCGCGTTTCGCGCTTGACGGTATGCCGGGCAAACAACTCGCGATCGACAGCGACATGAGCGCGGGCGCGATCGATCACGCCGAAGCAAAGCGCAGACGTGAAACCGAACAGGCCGAAACGACGTTTTTTGGTTCTCTAGATGGGGCGTCAAAATTTGTTAAGGGGGACGCAGTTGCCGGTTTGTTGATTACTGCGCTGAACCTTGTGATGGGGCTGATCATGGGGGCGGCGGTTCATGGGATGCCAATTGGCGTCGCGTTTGAAACTTACGCGATTCTCACGGTTGGCGATGGTCTTGTGAACCAAATTCCGTCTGTAATTATCTCTATTGCAGCTGCCCTATTACTTGCTCGTGGTGGTGCGAAGGGTGCCACCGACCTCACCATCGCGGCGCAACTCGGCGGGTACCCAGCAGCCCTCGCGACCGTTGGCGTTTTAATGTTTCTATTCGCATTGGTGCCTGGGCTGCCTTTCTTGCCTTTTGTCGCGGGCGCAGCAGCACTGGGTGTTGCGGCATGGTATGGGATGAAAGCCGCAGAACGGCGCGACGAAGAGGCCGAGCAAGCGGCGGCGATGCCAGAAGCACCGCCCGCACGCGAAAGCCTTGGTGATCTACTCGATCTGGACGATATCCACGTTGAGTTCGCGCCTGACCTCGTCGATATGGTGCTCGACCCGGGCGTCGGGCTCGATGTTCGCATCGGAAATATGCGCAATCATGTTGCCACCGAATTCGGTGTGCTGCTCCCCGAAATTCGCCTGACGGACAACGTATCGCTCCCGAGTGGGAACTATCGAATTCTCGTTCAGGGGGTTGAGCAAGTACGCGACACGCTTCAACCAGGCCGCGTTCTGACTTTGTTGTCTGGCCCTGAAACACCTGTGCCGAACGGACAGGACGTAAAGGAACCAGTCTATGGTGCGCCTGCGCGTTGGATCAGTCCTGATGACCAAGATGACGCCTCGTTGAATGGATTAACGACAGTTCACCCAACTGAAGTACTGGCCACCCATCTCCTTGAAGTTATCAAAAAGAACTTCTCGCGGCTGATGACGCTCAAGGCATTACGCCGGTTAATGGATGAAATGTGCAACCTAAGTGACACCCCTAGATCCGAGGCGAACCGTAAAATGTTGGACGAGCTTGTGCCAGACAAGGTCCCTGTCGATATGCTGCTTTCTGTTCTCCGACTGCTTTTGGAAGAGCGCGTTTCGATCCGAAATCTATCCCTCATAGTTGAGGCGACTGCGGAGGGTCGGCAGCTCTACCCGAGTGTTGAAGGCGTCGCTGAACACGTGCGTCAGCGACTGGGCTTTCAACTGGTTGCCGAGATGCGGCGTTCAGATGGAACCATCCCGCTCGTCCAGTTAGCGCCCGAATGGGAAGACACGTTTGCGACCTACCAAATTTCGTCTGAACGAGGGCTAGGCGATGTCGCGTTGCCCCCAGATGAGTTCAACAGGCTCGCGACTGCGATTTCTGAAAAGGTCGCATCCGCGGGTGAGGCTGGCGCGTATCCCGCGATCGTAACGTCAATGAAGCGCCGCCGCTTCTTGCGAACAGTCCTTACAGCAAAGGGCATCCCTAATCCGGTCCTGAGTTTCGAGGAAATCGGCGTTGACGCCAAGCCGTCCCTCGTTGGGCTTGTTCCCGTATGA
- a CDS encoding MotE family protein produces the protein MGLGPAIAFAEEQLETGDAEQLEESPQPPEIEPVLAALQVRESRVSEREVALENRMFALSVAEEEIAKRLAELEAAEQSLSEAITVSETANDGDITRLTAVYENMKPADAANLFEEMAPDFASGFLVRMRPEAAAAILAGLEPQTAYSISVIIAGRNANAPTE, from the coding sequence GTGGGTTTGGGCCCCGCAATTGCGTTCGCCGAAGAGCAGCTGGAGACAGGTGATGCAGAACAATTAGAAGAGTCTCCTCAACCCCCAGAGATCGAGCCCGTGCTTGCCGCTTTGCAGGTGCGCGAAAGCCGGGTTTCTGAACGGGAAGTGGCTCTGGAAAATAGAATGTTCGCACTGAGTGTCGCGGAAGAAGAAATCGCAAAACGACTGGCGGAACTTGAGGCGGCAGAGCAATCTCTTTCGGAAGCGATCACCGTCTCAGAAACAGCAAATGATGGGGACATAACGCGCCTGACAGCCGTTTATGAGAATATGAAACCGGCGGACGCCGCCAACCTCTTTGAAGAAATGGCCCCCGATTTTGCATCAGGCTTTCTTGTCAGAATGCGTCCAGAGGCAGCAGCGGCAATTTTGGCTGGGTTAGAGCCACAAACAGCCTATTCGATTAGCGTGATTATTGCGGGTCGCAATGCAAATGCACCGACTGAGTAG
- a CDS encoding EscU/YscU/HrcU family type III secretion system export apparatus switch protein, which yields MSGDNGDDDKQYEASQHKLDEARKKGDFARSADLNTAAAYAGILLAGASVGAFSLIDLGATLSGLLGHPDTISTAVFASNGAPMMGGLMFGLGAAISPWFGIPAALVILAIIIQRGFVIAPSKLAFKISRISPISQAKNKFGRSGLFEFGKSFSKLIFYSTVLFIFLVGRLPDIMGAMALSPRQVIATLLDLCLSLMSIVLIIALALGIVDFTWQRAEHLRKNRMSRKEMTDETKNSEGDPAMKQQRRQKGIAIAMNQMMKDVPEADVIIVNPTHYAVALKWNRMGGGAPECVAKGVDLVAAQIREIAQENGVPIHSDPPTARALFATVEIGEQIPNDHFKPVAAAIRFADRVRKAAR from the coding sequence ATGAGTGGTGATAACGGTGACGACGACAAGCAATATGAGGCGTCCCAACACAAGCTGGACGAAGCGCGTAAGAAAGGAGATTTCGCAAGGTCTGCTGACCTGAACACGGCTGCCGCCTACGCTGGAATTCTCCTCGCTGGCGCATCGGTTGGTGCGTTTTCCCTCATCGATCTGGGCGCAACGCTGTCAGGTTTACTGGGGCACCCCGACACCATTTCGACTGCGGTATTCGCATCAAACGGCGCGCCGATGATGGGCGGTTTGATGTTTGGCCTAGGTGCTGCGATCAGCCCTTGGTTTGGAATCCCAGCGGCCCTGGTGATCCTTGCCATCATCATACAACGCGGCTTTGTCATCGCGCCTTCAAAGCTAGCATTTAAAATTTCACGTATATCGCCGATCTCACAGGCGAAGAATAAATTTGGTCGGAGTGGCTTGTTCGAATTCGGCAAAAGCTTTTCAAAATTAATCTTTTACTCGACCGTCTTGTTCATTTTTCTTGTCGGCCGATTACCGGACATAATGGGGGCAATGGCACTGTCACCACGGCAAGTGATCGCGACGCTACTGGACCTTTGCCTTTCTTTGATGTCGATCGTTTTGATCATCGCACTCGCGTTGGGGATTGTTGACTTTACGTGGCAACGTGCCGAGCACCTCCGCAAAAACCGAATGTCGCGCAAAGAGATGACAGACGAAACAAAGAACTCGGAAGGCGATCCGGCAATGAAGCAACAACGCCGGCAAAAAGGTATCGCGATTGCGATGAACCAAATGATGAAAGACGTGCCAGAAGCAGACGTCATTATCGTAAACCCGACCCACTACGCCGTTGCCTTGAAGTGGAACAGAATGGGTGGGGGCGCGCCAGAATGCGTGGCGAAAGGCGTCGATCTTGTTGCGGCGCAAATCCGCGAGATCGCACAAGAGAACGGCGTTCCGATTCATTCTGATCCACCAACTGCGCGCGCTCTCTTTGCGACGGTCGAGATCGGTGAGCAAATTCCGAACGACCATTTTAAACCAGTGGCGGCTGCCATTCGGTTTGCTGATCGGGTCAGAAAGGCGGCCCGCTAA
- the flgA gene encoding flagellar basal body P-ring formation chaperone FlgA, which yields MIRFIAFFVVLAAPVTADTIVATRTIPARSIIGVDDVLLREVDVAGALSAPDLAIGQEARVALYAGRPIRAGDIGPPAVIERNQIITLVYQRNGVVISTEGRALDRAGPGDVIRVMNLTSRTTVSAQIDATGTAFVNR from the coding sequence ATGATCCGTTTTATCGCTTTCTTTGTTGTGTTGGCAGCTCCGGTTACGGCTGACACAATTGTCGCCACCCGAACAATACCAGCCCGCAGCATCATCGGCGTGGATGACGTTCTGTTGCGCGAAGTCGATGTAGCCGGTGCGCTGTCCGCCCCTGATCTTGCGATCGGACAAGAGGCACGTGTGGCTTTATATGCAGGTCGTCCGATCCGCGCTGGCGATATCGGTCCACCCGCTGTCATTGAGCGAAATCAGATCATAACACTCGTTTATCAGCGCAATGGCGTAGTGATTTCAACCGAAGGCCGGGCGCTAGACCGTGCTGGCCCGGGCGACGTCATTCGCGTGATGAATCTAACGTCCCGAACAACGGTGAGCGCGCAAATTGATGCGACGGGCACCGCATTTGTTAACCGATAG
- the fliF gene encoding flagellar basal-body MS-ring/collar protein FliF: MGSANTIWTNLDARRRITVIGASLAVFVAVLLMARSTTSSDLVLLYAGLDNGTAGEIITALDQRDVEYDVQGGSIFVPRAERDRLRMTLASEGLPANSSQGYELLDNLSGFGTTSQMFDAAYWRAKEGELARTMLASPHIRAARVHISATSAQPFRREQAPTAAVNVTTMSGSLDTGQADALRFLVASAVPGLAPTDVAVIDGVGGLISSTDGNSTAADTHEKVSELRSRVERILAARVGPGNAVVEVSVDTVTETESIIERSFDPETRVAISTEVQESSASSQDTMSGDVTIASNLPDGDAAGNSGAASNENTESRSVTNYEVSETQREVLRRPGAVKRISVAVLVNSVTTVDDTGEPIVTARPPEELEDLRLLVASAVGLDEARGDEITIRSMAFEALPAVGTESGVGEIPSTPLNIMQLVQTGVLALVALILGLFVVRPILTSNRTSPALLDNSGAGVSSTALGADSNVIDGTVSPVQSMAPSQTDANSVPSTDDPVDRLRDLIEDRRDEAIQVLQSWIDEPDSEPAK, from the coding sequence TTGGGAAGCGCTAATACAATATGGACGAACTTGGACGCTCGTCGTCGAATCACCGTTATCGGGGCATCGCTTGCGGTGTTCGTTGCGGTCTTACTTATGGCCCGCTCGACAACATCGTCCGACCTCGTGTTGTTATATGCGGGTTTGGACAATGGAACCGCTGGAGAGATCATCACGGCATTGGATCAGCGTGATGTCGAATATGACGTTCAGGGTGGTTCGATTTTTGTACCACGGGCGGAACGTGATCGCCTAAGAATGACATTGGCCAGCGAGGGTCTGCCTGCGAACAGTTCTCAGGGGTATGAACTGTTAGACAACCTTTCCGGATTCGGCACGACATCGCAGATGTTTGATGCTGCCTATTGGCGTGCCAAAGAGGGTGAGCTGGCTCGAACCATGCTTGCAAGCCCGCATATTCGAGCTGCACGCGTCCATATATCAGCGACCTCAGCGCAACCGTTTAGACGGGAACAAGCGCCAACTGCAGCGGTAAATGTGACGACAATGAGTGGGTCTTTGGACACAGGTCAGGCCGACGCGTTACGATTTCTTGTGGCTTCCGCGGTACCGGGTCTCGCGCCGACGGACGTCGCGGTTATCGATGGCGTCGGCGGATTGATTTCCAGTACTGACGGTAATTCAACCGCAGCGGACACGCATGAAAAAGTGTCTGAACTCCGTAGTCGTGTTGAGCGCATATTAGCAGCGCGTGTTGGACCCGGGAATGCGGTTGTCGAGGTGAGTGTCGATACCGTGACGGAGACAGAGTCCATTATCGAGCGAAGCTTTGATCCTGAAACGCGCGTCGCGATCAGCACCGAAGTTCAGGAAAGCAGCGCATCGTCACAAGATACAATGTCTGGCGACGTGACAATTGCGTCCAATTTACCAGACGGTGACGCCGCAGGGAATTCAGGTGCTGCGTCCAATGAAAACACCGAAAGTCGGTCGGTCACAAATTACGAAGTTTCGGAAACACAACGCGAAGTGTTGCGCCGCCCAGGCGCGGTAAAACGAATTAGCGTGGCCGTCTTGGTTAACAGTGTGACGACTGTCGATGACACGGGCGAACCAATCGTTACGGCCCGCCCGCCCGAAGAACTTGAAGACCTACGCCTGTTAGTGGCGTCTGCCGTTGGCCTTGATGAGGCACGTGGTGACGAGATCACAATTCGATCCATGGCATTTGAGGCCTTACCCGCTGTCGGAACAGAGTCTGGTGTCGGCGAGATTCCATCCACACCGCTCAATATTATGCAATTGGTCCAAACCGGCGTGCTGGCATTGGTTGCTTTGATTCTTGGGCTGTTCGTAGTGCGGCCAATTCTAACGTCTAATCGGACTTCTCCTGCGTTGCTCGACAACAGCGGTGCGGGGGTTTCCAGCACCGCGTTGGGAGCCGATTCAAACGTGATCGACGGTACAGTATCTCCTGTGCAATCAATGGCGCCATCGCAAACAGATGCCAATAGCGTTCCGTCGACTGACGATCCCGTCGATCGACTTCGCGATCTCATTGAAGATCGCCGCGATGAGGCAATTCAAGTTCTGCAAAGCTGGATTGACGAACCGGATTCGGAGCCTGCCAAATGA
- a CDS encoding flagellar basal body-associated FliL family protein, with amino-acid sequence MKKLILPIILMLVGVGGGVGAGLALMPEPEEELAANACVDGDDSEIMLEHSEPDPEPVSLETREYARMNNQFVVPVVVNDRVTALMVMSLSIEVEAGGQEAVFSHEPRLRDAFLQVMFDHANIGGFNGAFTASSNMRILREALQASADEVMRGHITDVLIVDIVRQDVTN; translated from the coding sequence ATGAAGAAATTAATTCTCCCAATTATCCTGATGCTGGTTGGCGTTGGTGGCGGCGTCGGAGCTGGTCTGGCCCTTATGCCCGAACCCGAAGAAGAGTTGGCTGCCAACGCATGCGTGGACGGTGATGATAGTGAAATCATGCTGGAACACAGTGAGCCGGATCCAGAACCTGTTTCGTTGGAAACGCGCGAATATGCGCGGATGAACAACCAGTTCGTCGTTCCGGTTGTTGTGAACGACCGTGTGACCGCATTGATGGTCATGTCGTTGAGTATTGAGGTCGAAGCAGGCGGTCAGGAGGCTGTGTTTTCTCATGAGCCCAGATTGCGTGACGCGTTTTTGCAGGTAATGTTTGATCACGCAAATATCGGTGGTTTCAATGGCGCGTTTACAGCTTCGTCTAACATGCGGATTCTGCGTGAAGCTTTACAAGCTTCCGCCGATGAAGTGATGCGCGGGCATATTACGGATGTTCTGATCGTGGATATCGTACGTCAGGATGTCACCAACTAG
- a CDS encoding flagellar biosynthetic protein FliR — protein MIESLAELSSISQDVIWKAYLVFMRVGAMMALLPAFGEQSVPVRVKLGLALAFSAIVSPAVMNPEVVTEASQTFGLISAETLTGLFLGLMLRLFVLALQVAGSIAAQSTSLSQLFGGAGGDPLPAMGHVLVIGGLALATIMGLHVQIAEFMINSYDLVPMGNVIPSDVLSRAGVAEISRAFALGFTLAAPFVISSLIYNVTLGVINKAMPQLMVAFVGAPAITAGGLVLLMLAAPLMLSIWVEAMGAFILDPFRGPR, from the coding sequence ATGATTGAAAGTCTGGCAGAGCTTTCGTCGATCAGCCAAGACGTGATCTGGAAAGCTTACCTTGTCTTCATGCGGGTTGGCGCGATGATGGCTCTGCTCCCCGCTTTCGGCGAACAATCCGTTCCGGTGCGCGTGAAGTTAGGGCTAGCGCTGGCCTTTTCCGCAATCGTCTCGCCAGCGGTTATGAACCCTGAGGTCGTAACCGAGGCATCGCAAACCTTCGGCCTGATTTCTGCAGAAACACTCACTGGATTATTCTTAGGACTAATGTTGCGATTGTTCGTTCTCGCGCTTCAGGTCGCAGGGTCCATTGCGGCACAATCGACATCGCTTTCCCAACTGTTTGGTGGCGCTGGCGGCGACCCACTTCCAGCGATGGGGCACGTGTTGGTCATTGGCGGCCTCGCGCTGGCCACCATAATGGGTCTGCATGTTCAGATCGCCGAATTCATGATTAACAGCTACGATCTTGTGCCAATGGGGAACGTAATCCCCTCAGATGTTTTGTCTCGCGCTGGCGTCGCAGAAATATCACGGGCGTTTGCGTTGGGCTTCACGCTGGCGGCACCCTTCGTCATCTCATCGTTGATCTACAATGTAACTCTGGGCGTCATTAACAAAGCGATGCCGCAACTCATGGTGGCTTTTGTCGGTGCGCCAGCAATCACCGCTGGCGGTCTGGTTCTGCTCATGCTTGCGGCACCACTCATGCTTTCGATCTGGGTTGAGGCGATGGGCGCATTCATACTCGATCCGTTTCGAGGTCCGCGATGA
- a CDS encoding flagellar basal body-associated FliL family protein, with translation MAEADQTTDETSEDAPKRASKMPLILGFVLAILGGGGGFFAVQSGLIGGSPEEAHEEVEPVAEDLPELAFVPMETLVINLPEHAQAKHLLFTAQLEVEPAFSQEVTDLMPRIVDVLNGYLRAVRVAELEDPTALIRLRAQMLRRVQVVVGDGRVKDILIMEFVLN, from the coding sequence ATGGCAGAAGCCGATCAAACAACCGACGAAACGAGTGAAGACGCTCCAAAGAGGGCGTCGAAGATGCCTCTTATTCTTGGTTTCGTGCTGGCGATTCTTGGTGGTGGCGGCGGGTTCTTTGCTGTTCAGAGCGGCCTAATCGGCGGATCACCGGAAGAAGCGCACGAAGAAGTTGAACCTGTCGCCGAAGACCTTCCAGAATTGGCGTTTGTTCCGATGGAAACGCTTGTCATTAATCTACCTGAACATGCTCAGGCAAAGCATTTACTTTTCACCGCCCAGCTCGAGGTTGAGCCCGCATTCTCACAGGAGGTGACAGACCTGATGCCTCGTATTGTTGATGTTCTAAACGGCTATTTACGCGCTGTGCGCGTCGCCGAACTAGAAGACCCGACCGCATTGATTCGGTTGCGCGCGCAGATGCTCCGGCGGGTTCAGGTCGTCGTTGGGGATGGACGCGTCAAAGATATCCTCATCATGGAATTTGTACTGAACTAG
- the flgH gene encoding flagellar basal body L-ring protein FlgH produces MRTTTLVVLTSLVLATSCGRLRDVGSPPEFTPPQASPEAAAMLTYGLTSDLAVSEPRDGTPSLWTGDRGSLLGDRRAVQRGDILTVVIEIDDSASISNSTDRSRSGSESLSIPNLFGVPQRVDESLPDGASLSAAVDLSSSSSFGGDGSVRRNEQLELRIAATVVDVMPNGVLVIQGTQEVRVNFEMRELLVSGFVRPADISRQNEITYDKLASARISYGGSGQISDVQQPRIGQQVADIVLPF; encoded by the coding sequence ATGCGTACCACAACTTTAGTCGTCTTGACCTCACTAGTTTTGGCAACCTCTTGCGGGCGTTTGCGTGATGTCGGCAGCCCACCCGAGTTCACACCACCACAGGCGTCGCCCGAGGCGGCGGCGATGCTGACCTATGGCTTAACAAGTGACCTCGCGGTTTCGGAACCGCGCGATGGCACCCCGTCGCTTTGGACCGGTGATCGTGGATCTCTTCTTGGTGATAGACGCGCTGTCCAACGAGGAGACATTCTTACGGTGGTGATCGAAATTGACGACAGCGCCTCTATTTCAAATTCGACAGATCGTTCGCGAAGCGGCTCCGAAAGCCTATCCATTCCAAACCTGTTTGGCGTTCCGCAGCGGGTCGATGAGTCCCTGCCCGACGGCGCAAGCTTGAGCGCCGCTGTCGATCTGAGCTCAAGTTCATCTTTCGGCGGTGATGGATCTGTTCGGCGCAATGAACAACTTGAATTGAGGATCGCGGCGACGGTTGTTGATGTGATGCCAAATGGTGTGTTGGTCATTCAGGGCACGCAAGAAGTTCGGGTCAATTTCGAAATGCGTGAACTACTGGTTTCGGGTTTCGTCCGCCCGGCAGACATTAGCCGGCAAAATGAGATCACGTACGACAAACTTGCTTCAGCGCGGATTTCATATGGCGGGAGTGGTCAAATTTCCGACGTTCAACAACCACGAATTGGCCAGCAGGTCGCCGACATTGTCTTGCCTTTCTAG